In a single window of the Acidobacteriota bacterium genome:
- a CDS encoding nuclear transport factor 2 family protein, with the protein MRYEILITTAVLAAAMIGACGGTVENKTAGNAANANAANTNTSPKAAAPTKDELVAIEKKAWQDWAARRSEELEGYMASKFVNVGSNGATVREDAMKSWTSHKCEMKELAFSNEKVTQLGDGAAMLTFQAKWDLKCDGKAGPDTLNVSALYVNEGGKWKAMYYQETPAADSKGEYAPPSTPFDKEKELASLSAPDDDIVASETKIWETWKARDRKGFEEHISSKFFGNGRSGFVDRETYLKGAFDPPCKVDSFATGPMKAMEINKDLTMIIYRASQKGSCGAEKLSENVLSVSIYGKENGKPMALYYMENPVK; encoded by the coding sequence GATAACCACTGCCGTTTTGGCTGCCGCGATGATCGGAGCATGCGGCGGCACTGTCGAAAACAAGACCGCGGGGAACGCAGCCAACGCCAATGCTGCGAACACGAACACCTCGCCAAAAGCCGCAGCTCCGACCAAGGACGAGCTCGTGGCGATCGAGAAGAAAGCTTGGCAGGATTGGGCGGCAAGACGAAGTGAGGAACTGGAAGGCTACATGGCGTCCAAGTTCGTAAATGTCGGCAGCAATGGTGCGACCGTTCGCGAAGATGCGATGAAAAGCTGGACGTCGCACAAGTGCGAAATGAAAGAGCTTGCCTTTTCAAACGAAAAGGTGACTCAGCTCGGCGACGGAGCCGCGATGCTGACATTCCAGGCGAAATGGGATCTGAAATGTGACGGCAAAGCAGGTCCCGACACGCTCAATGTTTCTGCACTTTATGTGAACGAAGGCGGAAAGTGGAAGGCGATGTATTATCAGGAGACGCCGGCGGCAGATTCAAAGGGCGAATACGCTCCGCCTTCAACGCCGTTTGACAAGGAAAAAGAGCTTGCCAGCCTGTCCGCACCGGATGACGACATTGTAGCTTCAGAAACAAAGATCTGGGAGACGTGGAAAGCTCGGGATCGTAAGGGCTTTGAAGAACATATCTCCTCTAAGTTCTTTGGGAATGGCCGTTCCGGTTTTGTGGATCGTGAAACTTATTTGAAAGGGGCATTCGATCCGCCGTGCAAGGTCGATTCATTCGCTACCGGCCCGATGAAGGCGATGGAGATCAACAAGGATCTGACAATGATCATTTATCGTGCCTCGCAAAAGGGAAGCTGCGGTGCCGAAAAGCTGTCGGAGAATGTGCTGTCTGTATCCATTTACGGTAAGGAAAACGGCAAGCCGATGGCGCTGTATTACATGGAAAATCCTGTTAAATAA
- the sucD gene encoding succinate--CoA ligase subunit alpha, with product MAVLVDKNTRLIVQGITGKEGTFHMLQMRDYGTNVVGGVTPGKGGTMHEGVPVFNTVADAVKETGANASVIYVPPAFAADAIMEAADSGLPLVVCITEGIPVSDMVKANEYLRSRNTRMIGPNCPGIISPGKCKIGIMPGHIHKEGRVGVVSRSGTLTYEAVGQLTALGLGQSTAIGIGGDPIIGTTHTDALRLFQEDDETDAIVMIGEIGGSAEEEAAAYAKDNLTKPIVAFIAGQTAPPGRRMGHAGAIISGGKGTAGEKMKALEAAGILVVRSPADIGAAIVEVLGAGASA from the coding sequence TTGGCAGTCCTAGTAGATAAGAATACGCGCCTGATCGTTCAGGGCATTACCGGTAAAGAAGGCACATTTCATATGCTGCAGATGCGCGACTACGGCACGAATGTCGTAGGCGGCGTAACGCCGGGGAAGGGCGGGACAATGCATGAAGGTGTGCCCGTTTTCAACACCGTCGCGGACGCCGTTAAGGAAACCGGTGCGAATGCGTCCGTCATTTACGTGCCGCCTGCATTTGCTGCTGACGCGATAATGGAAGCCGCAGATTCGGGATTGCCGCTTGTTGTCTGTATCACCGAGGGAATTCCTGTTTCGGATATGGTCAAAGCAAATGAATATCTGCGGTCTCGGAACACTCGTATGATCGGCCCGAACTGCCCCGGGATAATCTCGCCCGGAAAATGCAAGATCGGCATCATGCCCGGACACATTCACAAAGAAGGTCGGGTTGGCGTGGTATCGCGTTCGGGCACGTTGACATATGAGGCAGTCGGCCAGTTGACCGCGTTAGGTCTCGGACAATCGACAGCCATCGGTATCGGCGGAGATCCGATCATAGGAACTACGCACACTGACGCCTTGCGGTTGTTTCAGGAAGACGACGAGACTGATGCAATTGTGATGATCGGTGAGATCGGCGGGTCGGCGGAAGAAGAAGCGGCCGCGTACGCTAAGGACAATCTCACGAAGCCGATCGTTGCATTCATCGCAGGCCAGACCGCACCTCCGGGACGCCGTATGGGCCACGCAGGAGCGATAATCTCGGGGGGCAAAGGGACTGCAGGCGAGAAAATGAAAGCTCTCGAAGCTGCAGGGATCCTCGTCGTCCGGTCTCCCGCTGATATCGGTGCTGCAATTGTCGAGGTTTTGGGTGCGGGTGCGTCAGCCTGA
- the ndk gene encoding nucleoside-diphosphate kinase: MSNLTFGIIKPDAVRAGKQGQIISRILGAGFKIRGMKLVHQTRKQAEGFYAVHAGKGFFDELVDFMSSGPCVVLALEKENAVPAWRELMGATNPAEAAEGTIRKDFASSIGENAVHGSDSDENAAIEIAYFFSKLELV; this comes from the coding sequence ATGAGCAACTTAACATTTGGAATTATCAAGCCTGACGCGGTTCGGGCAGGGAAACAGGGACAGATCATTTCGCGAATTTTGGGCGCGGGTTTCAAGATCCGCGGCATGAAGCTTGTGCATCAGACCCGCAAACAGGCGGAAGGTTTCTATGCGGTTCATGCTGGGAAAGGCTTTTTTGACGAGCTTGTCGATTTTATGTCGTCGGGCCCGTGCGTGGTGCTTGCACTCGAAAAAGAAAATGCCGTACCTGCCTGGCGGGAACTGATGGGTGCGACCAATCCGGCTGAAGCTGCCGAAGGAACGATCCGCAAAGATTTTGCATCGTCGATCGGCGAGAACGCGGTCCACGGCTCGGATTCGGACGAGAATGCTGCTATCGAGATAGCTTATTTCTTCAGCAAACTTGAATTGGTATAG
- a CDS encoding DUF4190 domain-containing protein produces the protein MKRCPTCDKTFEDNLKFCQLDGTPLVDDEPAFDPYATIVATPASGLVAPDPEPGAVAEVPSEAVSEAQETEVHQTIGSMPITPPDDVLEMPSADPLKTMYVSDAELQEVMGGNAADEPDPLDLPAEPEPPAFTEPDVPVPSFGVSPPPSPFAASEPEPPASEPDHYIEPETMIQSAPVTFPDPEPQPVAPPPQMFEEPAPPPPMFNEPMGGSMEPQFGQYGGFQSPVPNPNKNQTLAIVSLISGLVGLFFCLGLTGPVALITGFMARKRASQSPDEYGGETLALIGIITGALATLLLLAFVAYFAFVFLIVGAGIMAG, from the coding sequence ATGAAACGCTGCCCAACGTGCGATAAGACCTTTGAGGATAATCTGAAATTTTGCCAACTGGACGGAACACCGCTTGTTGACGACGAGCCGGCTTTCGATCCGTATGCGACGATCGTGGCGACGCCGGCCTCCGGTTTGGTCGCACCGGACCCAGAGCCTGGGGCCGTCGCTGAGGTGCCTTCTGAAGCGGTATCTGAAGCACAGGAAACCGAGGTGCATCAGACCATTGGCTCGATGCCGATCACCCCGCCGGATGACGTTCTGGAGATGCCCTCAGCGGATCCGCTCAAGACAATGTATGTGTCTGACGCGGAACTTCAGGAAGTGATGGGCGGCAACGCGGCTGACGAGCCGGACCCGCTCGACCTGCCCGCTGAGCCTGAGCCTCCGGCGTTTACGGAACCCGACGTTCCGGTGCCGAGTTTTGGCGTATCGCCTCCGCCGTCGCCATTTGCGGCGTCGGAACCTGAACCGCCTGCTTCCGAACCGGATCATTACATCGAACCTGAGACAATGATCCAGTCGGCTCCTGTGACCTTTCCTGATCCGGAACCGCAGCCTGTCGCGCCTCCGCCTCAGATGTTTGAAGAACCTGCTCCCCCGCCGCCGATGTTTAACGAGCCGATGGGCGGGAGTATGGAACCTCAATTCGGACAGTACGGAGGTTTTCAGTCGCCTGTACCCAATCCAAACAAGAATCAGACCTTAGCGATAGTTTCCTTGATCTCAGGATTGGTCGGCTTATTCTTTTGCCTTGGACTGACCGGGCCAGTCGCGTTGATAACGGGTTTTATGGCACGCAAGCGGGCCAGTCAGAGCCCTGACGAATACGGTGGTGAAACTCTCGCCCTCATAGGCATTATCACAGGAGCTTTGGCCACGTTGTTGTTGCTTGCTTTTGTAGCATATTTTGCCTTTGTATTTCTGATCGTAGGTGCCGGCATCATGGCCGGTTAG